One Actinosynnema pretiosum DNA segment encodes these proteins:
- the aceE gene encoding pyruvate dehydrogenase (acetyl-transferring), homodimeric type translates to MAPQNHGTTPERVRVIRDGLASHLPDIDPEETSEWLESFDAALKGGGQQRARYLMLRLLERARESHVGVPALTSTDYVNTIPTEREPWFPGDEEVERRYRAWVRWNAAITVHRAQRPGVGVGGHISTYASSASLYEVGFNHFFRGKDHPGGGDQVFVQGHASPGVYARAFLEGRLTTDQLDGFRQEHSHGGLGKGLPSYPHPRLMPEFWEFPTVSMGLGPMNAIYQARFNRYLQSRGIKDTSQQHVWAFLGDGEMDEPESRGLLQLAANEQLDNLTFVVNCNLQRLDGPVRGNGKIIQELESFFRGAGWNVIKVIWGREWDSLLHADRDGALVNLMNQTPDGDFQTYKANDGAYVKEHFFGRDPRTKELVTAMSDDDVWNLKRGGHDYRKVFAAYQAAVSHNGQPTVILAKTIKGYGLGERFAARNATHQMKKMSHDDLKSFRDSLRIPIADKDLDPYLPPYYHPGKDAPEIQYLLERRKQLGGFVPERRNAAKPLVLPGDKVYDVVKRGSGKQEVATTMAFVRLVRDLIKDPEIGKRIVPIIPDEARTFGMDSMFPSQKIYNPNGQLYTSVDAELMLAYKESEQGQILHEGINEAGSTASFTAVGTSYATHGEPMIPIYIFYSMFGFQRTGDGLWAAGDQMARGFVLGATAGRTTLTGEGLQHADGHSLLLAHTNPAAVAYDPAWSFEVAHIVKDGLRRMYGEDAENVFYYLTIYNEPYRQPAEPEGLDVDGLLKGLYRYQAAGEGEGPRAQLIGSGVAVPWALKAAQLLADDWGVRADVWSATSYSELRREAVEVDRHNLLNPGEEPRVPYVTRVLGDAQGPVVAVSDWMTAVPDLIRPYVPTDMTTLGADGFGFSDTRPAARRHFLIDAESVVVATLAALAKRGEVPQQSVVDAARKYRIDDVSAAGPSTSDAGLA, encoded by the coding sequence TTGGCCCCGCAGAACCACGGCACCACTCCCGAGCGGGTGCGCGTCATCAGGGACGGTTTGGCCTCCCACCTCCCGGACATCGACCCGGAGGAGACCTCGGAGTGGCTGGAGTCGTTCGACGCCGCGCTCAAGGGCGGCGGCCAGCAGCGAGCCCGCTATCTGATGCTGCGGCTGCTCGAGCGCGCGAGGGAGTCCCACGTCGGGGTGCCCGCGCTGACCAGCACCGACTACGTGAACACCATCCCCACCGAGCGGGAGCCCTGGTTCCCCGGTGACGAGGAGGTGGAGCGCCGCTACCGCGCCTGGGTGCGCTGGAACGCGGCGATCACGGTGCACCGCGCGCAGCGCCCCGGTGTGGGCGTCGGCGGCCACATCTCGACCTACGCCTCGTCGGCGAGCCTGTACGAGGTGGGCTTCAACCACTTCTTCCGGGGCAAGGACCACCCCGGCGGCGGCGACCAGGTGTTCGTGCAGGGCCACGCCTCCCCCGGCGTCTACGCGCGCGCCTTCCTGGAAGGCCGCCTGACGACCGACCAGCTCGACGGCTTCCGCCAGGAGCACTCGCACGGCGGCCTCGGCAAGGGCCTGCCGTCGTACCCGCACCCGCGGCTCATGCCGGAGTTCTGGGAGTTCCCGACCGTCTCCATGGGCCTCGGCCCGATGAACGCGATCTACCAGGCCCGGTTCAACCGGTACCTCCAGTCCCGCGGCATCAAGGACACCTCGCAGCAGCACGTCTGGGCGTTCCTCGGCGACGGCGAGATGGACGAGCCCGAGTCGCGCGGCCTGCTCCAGCTCGCGGCGAACGAGCAGCTGGACAACCTCACCTTCGTGGTCAACTGCAACCTGCAGCGCCTCGACGGCCCGGTGCGCGGCAACGGCAAGATCATCCAGGAGCTGGAGTCGTTCTTCCGGGGCGCGGGCTGGAACGTCATCAAGGTCATCTGGGGCCGCGAGTGGGACTCGCTGCTGCACGCGGACCGCGACGGCGCGCTGGTCAACCTGATGAACCAGACCCCCGACGGCGACTTCCAGACGTACAAGGCCAATGACGGCGCGTACGTCAAGGAGCACTTCTTCGGCCGCGACCCGCGGACGAAGGAGCTGGTCACGGCCATGTCCGACGACGACGTGTGGAACCTCAAGCGCGGCGGCCACGACTACCGCAAGGTGTTCGCGGCGTACCAGGCGGCGGTCTCGCACAACGGCCAGCCGACCGTGATCCTCGCCAAGACGATCAAGGGCTACGGCCTCGGCGAGCGGTTCGCGGCGCGCAACGCCACGCACCAGATGAAGAAGATGTCCCACGACGACCTGAAGTCGTTCCGGGACAGCCTGCGCATCCCGATCGCGGACAAGGACCTCGACCCGTACCTGCCGCCGTACTACCACCCCGGCAAGGACGCCCCGGAGATCCAGTACCTGCTGGAGCGCCGCAAGCAGCTCGGCGGGTTCGTGCCCGAGCGCCGCAACGCCGCCAAGCCGCTGGTGCTGCCCGGCGACAAGGTCTACGACGTGGTCAAGCGCGGCTCGGGCAAGCAGGAGGTCGCCACGACGATGGCGTTCGTCCGGCTGGTCCGCGACCTCATCAAGGACCCGGAGATCGGCAAGCGGATCGTGCCGATCATCCCGGACGAGGCGCGCACGTTCGGCATGGACTCGATGTTCCCGTCGCAGAAGATCTACAACCCGAACGGGCAGCTCTACACCTCCGTGGACGCCGAGCTGATGCTGGCGTACAAGGAGTCCGAGCAGGGCCAGATCCTGCACGAGGGCATCAACGAGGCGGGCTCGACGGCCTCGTTCACGGCGGTCGGCACCTCGTACGCCACGCACGGCGAGCCGATGATCCCGATCTACATCTTCTACTCGATGTTCGGGTTCCAGCGGACCGGCGACGGGCTGTGGGCGGCGGGCGACCAGATGGCGCGCGGCTTCGTGCTGGGCGCCACCGCGGGCCGCACCACGCTGACCGGCGAGGGCCTGCAGCACGCCGACGGGCACTCGCTGCTGCTCGCGCACACCAACCCGGCGGCGGTCGCCTACGACCCGGCCTGGTCGTTCGAGGTGGCGCACATCGTCAAGGACGGCCTGCGCCGGATGTACGGCGAGGACGCCGAGAACGTCTTCTACTACCTGACGATCTACAACGAGCCGTACCGGCAGCCCGCCGAGCCCGAGGGCCTGGACGTGGACGGCCTGCTCAAGGGCCTGTACCGGTACCAGGCGGCGGGCGAGGGCGAGGGCCCGAGGGCCCAGCTGATCGGCTCGGGCGTCGCGGTGCCGTGGGCGCTCAAGGCCGCGCAGCTGCTGGCCGACGACTGGGGCGTGCGCGCCGACGTGTGGTCGGCGACGTCGTACTCGGAGCTGCGCCGCGAGGCCGTCGAGGTCGACCGGCACAACCTGCTGAACCCCGGCGAGGAGCCGCGCGTCCCGTACGTGACGCGGGTGCTGGGGGACGCGCAGGGCCCGGTCGTGGCGGTGTCGGACTGGATGACGGCGGTGCCGGACCTGATCCGCCCGTACGTGCCGACCGACATGACCACGCTGGGCGCGGACGGCTTCGGCTTCTCCGACACCCGCCCGGCCGCGCGCAGGCACTTCCTGATCGACGCCGAGTCGGTCGTGGTGGCCACCCTGGCCGCGCTGGCCAAGCGCGGCGAGGTGCCGCAGCAGTCCGTCGTGGACGCGGCGCGCAAGTACCGCATCGACGACGTGTCGGCCGCCGGTCCGTCCACCTCGGACGCGGGCCTGGCCTGA
- a CDS encoding peroxiredoxin: MIEIGAEAPDFTLADSNKQKVTLSSFRGSKSVLLVFYPFAFSGTCTGELCRVRDELADYEAAGVQVIGVSVDTPFSLKAWAKQEGYRFPLLSDFWPHGEVARAYGVFSEGAGFALRGTFLIDTAGVVRFAQVNEPGEARDQESWKKAVAVLA; encoded by the coding sequence ATGATCGAGATCGGTGCCGAGGCGCCCGACTTCACGCTCGCCGACAGCAACAAGCAGAAGGTGACCCTGTCGTCCTTCCGCGGGTCGAAGAGCGTGCTGCTGGTGTTCTACCCGTTCGCCTTCAGCGGAACCTGCACCGGCGAGCTGTGCCGGGTGCGCGACGAGCTGGCCGACTACGAGGCCGCGGGCGTGCAGGTGATCGGCGTGTCCGTGGACACCCCGTTCAGCCTGAAGGCCTGGGCCAAGCAGGAGGGCTACCGGTTCCCGCTGCTCTCGGACTTCTGGCCGCACGGCGAGGTCGCGAGGGCTTATGGTGTGTTCTCCGAGGGGGCCGGGTTCGCGCTGCGCGGCACCTTCCTGATCGACACCGCCGGGGTCGTCCGGTTCGCCCAGGTCAACGAGCCGGGCGAGGCCAGGGACCAGGAGTCGTGGAAGAAGGCCGTCGCCGTGCTGGCGTGA
- a CDS encoding DUF3052 domain-containing protein — translation MVAAEDAGKIGVADKLGIEPGAVVQEIGWDEDVDDDLRAAVEERIGGDLLDEDADDVVDVVLLWWREEDGDLVDALVDVTSPLADEGVIWVLTPKTGRSGHVEPSDIAEATSTAGLAQTSNVNVSEDWTAVRLVSPKNAKVNKR, via the coding sequence GTGGTCGCCGCGGAAGACGCAGGCAAGATCGGCGTCGCCGACAAGCTCGGGATCGAACCGGGCGCCGTTGTCCAGGAGATCGGCTGGGACGAGGACGTCGACGACGACCTGCGAGCGGCGGTCGAAGAGCGGATCGGCGGCGATCTGCTCGACGAGGACGCCGACGACGTCGTGGACGTGGTCCTGCTGTGGTGGCGGGAGGAGGACGGCGACCTGGTCGACGCGCTGGTCGACGTCACCTCGCCGCTCGCCGACGAGGGCGTGATCTGGGTGCTGACCCCGAAGACGGGGCGCTCCGGGCACGTGGAGCCCAGCGACATCGCCGAGGCCACCTCGACGGCGGGTCTCGCGCAGACGTCGAACGTCAACGTCAGCGAGGACTGGACCGCGGTGCGGCTGGTCTCGCCGAAGAACGCCAAGGTCAACAAGCGCTGA